The following is a genomic window from Cervus canadensis isolate Bull #8, Minnesota chromosome 25, ASM1932006v1, whole genome shotgun sequence.
GCACACGCTGGAACAAGGGGTGGCCTTCAAAGTGGGTGCACATCCACTCATGCAGCTCCGGCACGTCGGTTATGGTGTACACGAGTCCCTGCGCAGGCAAAGTCACTCTGCAGGGGGCGCTGCGAGCGGCCGGGCAGCAGGGGGATGGGGATGGTGGTGAGTCCCCAGCGAACCCCCCACTGAATTCTCGGTTGGAAAGCCCCTTATTAGACCCCTTACCCTGTCCTCCCTCCTGCTCTCGACTCACCCCAACTCTCAGCACGTAGGCATATTCTGCCAGCAGTGTGGGGCTGATGATTCGCCACTTGTGCTTCGTCCGCTTGAAATGTGGGTCAGGGAAGAGGAAGAACATCTTTGCCAGCTGTGAGACAGTCGAGCACCGACAGGGTGGTGAGAGCCTGGCCTCCACACCCCACCTGCTTACCAGCCTAAACCCCGGGGGCCCCGCCCCACCTGGCCCTTGCGGAAGAAGTTAGGAAGGTGCTTCATGGCATTGCTGCGGAGACAGGCGATGTTCTGGAAACCACCTCCAGGAGCGGCTCGCAGGGCCCGGATCCGGTCTTGTACATAGTCTGAGACTTTCACCCGGATCTCCAGACCCAGAATCAGCGTGTCTGGGAACAGCGGTGACAGTTCCACTGGACACAGAAACAGAATCAACCTCATCCTTACAGGATGTACAGAGGGGTCAACACGGGAAAGGAAGCCTCAATCAGCAATGACCCAAATCAGGGACTGAAAGTGTGGCCACAGAGCTACCTGTATGGATAGCTCTGTGCTGGAGAGGCTGAGGGACACCCCAAAATTGTCACCAGAACCGGAAGTGGGAAGGCCTGGCAATACATGTGTCTTTGCACATGCTTTAAAGTCTGCACAGTGTTCCTACACATTGTCTTACTTAATTCTCATGACATTATGCGGTAAActgcacagatgataaaactgagggTAGGAAATGGCTGAAGCCACAGAGCTGGAACTTGGAACCATGGTTTCCCGCCACCAAGTACTACGCTCTTCCTCTCTGTTGTGCTGCTATTTCCATGGAAGAGCTCTACATAGAGAAGTGGGGCTAGCATGCATGCTGGGACAACACAGGCGATGTAAGAGAAATCTGAAAATAGGATCTTGGAGAAGGAATGAGTTCTGgtgaggaagggggaagggagaggggggtGGAATCCCCGAGAAAGACAGTTCAGGATCATTGGCCACAGCGACTAATCTCTGACGCTTGTGCTGACCAGCTCACTGACCCGGCACCTGGCAGGTGAAACGGCTCATGTAGGGACCAGAGCCAGGAGCAGGCCCAGACCAAGACAACTCAAGTTCTAAGAGGCTTTGGGGcagccccctcccttctcccgGGCGAAGGCCACAGACCCAGAGTAGAGGGAAGGTGGAGGTTCTCCACGATGTCACAGCAGGCAGTGTCTGGTCCGAAGGGGAAAGGCCAACTATGGCCCCCAGCAAACCTGCTGAGGTGGCAGAACCTAGGCACTGCCTCTCCTTGCCCCAGAGAGAGGGCCAGAGTGTTACCTAACAGGCCGCCGTAGCCACAGCCTATGTCTGCAAACTCCACTTGGGCCTGAgctcccttttctttctcatccttTGGGTCGTCGTGGCTCTGATTTTGAGGCGGTGGAGCGAAGAACTCTGGGTATAGCTCAGACCAGTCCATGTCCTCTGGTTTCACAGGGCTAGTGGAGAGAAGGCGTGAGAAATGTGGTTACGCCATTGTGGAAGTGGTACTATGTGTGTGGGTGGATGGGTGAGGGTGGGAGATGCATGAGAGGAGGGTTTCTCAAAAATTCTGTAAGAGTGGGCCCTTTGGCCTCTAGGGAGCACAATGGAAACCACCCTTAACCCCCAGTATGAATCATCGGCCTATCATGGGGCCCATGACTGTGATCCGCCTATCTCCCTTTCCAGGGTTGATGTGACTGACTGAGCATCTCTCCTTTCTGGGGTTCAAGTTCCCCTTGTCCCAGAGACTGGCTGCCTAAGGCACTGGGACTTGTCTTTGCTGAAGTTCTCTGCGGGAAGAGGATGGAGTAAGGTGTGGGTGGGGTTGTGTGgaagttcctcttttttttcaaaactgattTTAATGGCGTATacttcatttacaatgttgtgtgagtttatgctatagagcaaagtgactcagttacacatatacatataaccactcttttttagaatcttttcccatataggtcattacagatggttgagtagagttccctgtgctatccaggaGGTCCTTACTAGTCATCTACTTTAGTAGTGCGTACATGTGGATCCCAggctcccaatttatccctccctccaagTTTGCCTTTTGCTAAATTTCACAGATTAAACTGAAAGATGGAAACGACATTCTTCCTCCATCACTCTAGTCTCAGTAacaatttctctctcttcccagccTAGCAATCCTACCCAGACGTCGGCCAGGACACCACGCCCCTCCAGCCCGCAAACTCCGCCCTCCGCCGAATCttaccccgccccctccccgcgccACCACACACAAAGCTGACGTCACCCAGCGATCCTCGCAAGAGTCCCCTAAACCCTCCCAACCGTTCCAGCACGATCGATTTTCCGGGCTAATCCGAGAATTCTGCCCTCCTCTCGCCCCCCCTGCTCGCCCTGCCTCGCTCACTCACTAGCGCAGCGTATGATCCGCCATGGGGTTGGAGTGAGCCCGCTGCCGATAGTAGCGCTTCTGAGGCTGTGGGGCCTCGGCTCCCGCCGCGTCCCCAGCCTCGGTTCCCGCCATGATCTCCAGCGCGAGTTTCTCTGCGGAACCCACGTGGAGAACTGGGCTCTGGGCGCACGAGAATGACGCGGCCAGGCACGTAAGCTCAGAGCCCTCCCCTTAAAGCCCCAGGAGTGAATTcggctgggctgggcagggcgGCCCGCAGCGGGGCCGCGCGGGAGGGTACCTCCGCGCCGCTGGTCTTTAGCGGGGCTGACAAGGCCAGACTCGCACCCCGCCTCTATCGTTAGCCCGCTTCTGTTTGGTCTGGGTTACCAGCCCTGTTGCAGGCCCCTGTGCACCCCGCAGGTGAGAGGGGCCCAGGGACCCCGCTTTCCTGCGTTGAATTAATCCTCgttcctctgccctcctcccgggCTCCGAACAGTGCCCTGGGTCTGACCCCCGTAGCCCGGTGTAAGTCCCGTCGGCTGTGCGCTGGGGCCCGGAGCCGGGGAGGCAGCTCCTCATCCCGGCTCCAGGAAGTCAGACTGGAGGAAGGAGGGCAAACTCGAGGAGGCGGGGCTCGGTGCCACGGGGCAGCCGCGGGGCTCgctgtcccccagcccccaccccgctTCAGATCAGGGATCCGAGCGCTGGCTGGCGTCAGGGCATTCTCTCGGCCAGATGGCAGATTCCCGCCCAGATCCTGAGTCAGAGCCCGATTCGGTGTTCCCACGCGAGGTCGGGCTCTTCGCCGACTGCTACTCGGAGAAGAGCAGGTTCTGCTTCTGTGGGCACGTGCTGAATATCACGGAGAACTTCGGGTCCCGTCTCGGGGTGGCAGCGCGCGTGTGGGATGCGGTGAGGAGTGGGCGGCCCTGGGCTAGGGTCCGCGGGGACCCCCGGACTCCCGCTCTCCCATATGGAGCCATCCCCGCTGCAatcttatatttcttcttttttctcctataGGCTCTAAGCCTGTGCAGCTATTTCGAGAGTCACAATgtggatttccgaggcaagaaagTGATCGAACTGGGCGCGGGGACTGGTATCGTGGGAATCTTGGCAGCGCTGCAGGGTGCGTGAGCTTTGcggtgggagagggtgaggggaaCGGGGATGTAGAGAACTTGTCACTTCCTGGGTTcttgagagagggagagggagtggTTTGGGACCaacacaatgtttttttttttttttttaaacaaacttaacattttttttttgcccctgcCTGCTCCGGTGTGCCAGACAGTGCTGATTCGCTGTTCCAGCACCCATGGTGATTGGTTGAGGCGGGTGGGCAGGAAATAAAATTTAGGCAGGCCTTAATAGGAGTTTTTCCTACCTTTTTGCGATTTTCTGGACAATGTTgtcagaaaaaaatctttgctttgGATATGATCCTCTGTTAAAATGCCTATATGGAATTACTCTCTAGAGGGAGTCATCTGCAGGTGTTAAACCTCATGAGTAGTTTATAACTTCACTGTGAATATATTTTTGATTCTTTAGGTTTTGATTGCTTGGGAGGAACAAGCTTATGAGTTTTTGAGGGTTAGGCTGTGTTTTGTGGGAAATGGGGTAGGAATTAGGCACTGCCGACTTgggaaagaaaaaggtaaaaattctgctttatttttgtcAAGAATCAGAAACTACAAAGGAAAAAGTGCCTTGGTTTATAATCTGATGGGCAGGCAAAACTTCACACTGAAAACATTCCTTTAAAAAGACTTACGATGACATCTCCCTAGGAATGCAAATTAACATGTCCTTGTTCATAGGGACATAACACAAAACACATTCAGGGAAGTCTTCCCAGTAGCAggctttcattcttttattctgttCATTCAACCAACATGTATTTGGAGTCCTATATGTGCCAAGAATTGTGCTAGGTATTGGGATACAGCAATGAGTAAGACAGATTTCCTCTCCTCAAGGAGTTGATGGTCTAGTGTTGAGGACGGGGGAAGATGTTACAGGATGTTACGGAGAGGTATGTGCAGAGCCAGTGGACACGCTCTGGCTGTGTCTCCCTTGACTCTCTGGGAATCCATCAAGAAGAAGGTCTATCAGATGAGGAGTATGAACATGGCAGGCTCAGAAAGAACCGAAGGAGTGTCACCAGCAGCTTTCCATGAAGGATGAGTGGATAAGTGGGCAGCTATGCTAAAATGGCAGAAAAGATGTGTAATATCAAGGGAAACACCTTTCACTTGCTTCCAGACTGACTTCTTTTGTCTTCTATTCTGCTGCCCACTCAGAAATCTGGGTGTCATTCTCATCCATTGCCCTCTCCCCTCGCATCCTGGCAGTCAGCGAGTCCTGTGGGTCACATGTCCTTAATACAGTTGTCTGTTCTCTAACCCCCAGCTGTAGTTCAGGCCACTGCCAGCTTTCCCATGGATTTTCATGAGTGTCTTCAAGCTTCCCTAGGGAGAAGTTTGGCATGCCCAAAGTAGATCTTGTGATCTTCTGCCACCAAACCTGTTTCTCCCTCAGACTTCCCCATCATAGTGAAGCAAACTGCCATTCAACCAGTGGGGAATCTAGACCCACCTCTGACATGTCCCTTTTTCTCATCCCCATCTCCATGATCCAAGTCTGGCTGATTTAACTCCTAAAAATCTCCTGAACCTCCTGTTTTTCCATCCGCACTGATGGCTCCCCAGTCCTTGGCACCATCAACTTGCTTGGATGGCCACAATTAATCAGACTGGTCTTCCTGCTTCTACTCCTTGCCCCCACCTAGACCTCTGCTCGCTCCACCCAGCTGCAGAGTGATCTTCTCAGCACCCCTTCCCTATCCTTCAGTGGCTTCTTACTGCTTGCAGGACAGAACCAGTCCCGTGGGCAtggcctccctctccctctgagCTCCTTGTGCTGCCGAGCGCTCTCCTGTCAGTTCCGCAAGCCTGTCTCCGTGTCCCCTTCCTCGGAGCCTTCACATAGGCTGCTTGTGTGTATACCCCGCGTCCCGCTTGGCTAATGCATATGCCTTCTTCCGAGCTCAGCTCAAACATCACTTCCAAGGGAAGGCCTCCAGGACACTCCCACCTGCAAGCTACTATCTTAGCTACTTCTAGTATTTTAGACACAATTGTGCTGACTGGTTTCGTTTTAATTTGTTGTCATTATCCTCAGATGTGTCCTTAAATGATGTCCCACTAGCCTCTTACCTCTCCCTCATCCAGTTATTCCTCTGCTCTCCTAAACATCTTACTTCTTACCATTTCACCTTTCATACCTCCAaatgtctctctctccccagccgATGATTTTGTTCCCTAGCTCTTctgattgcttctttttttcttataggaAGTGTCCACGAGGTCTCTCTCAGCGTCTACTCACCCAGCTGTGTCTGTCTGCACTGCCTTCTCTCCCGGTACGATGCTAGACGTGCTGTGCTCCTAGCTAAGGTCAAGCCCCCCATGCCTCATGAGACCCTGAACCTTCTCATCTGTGTAAAGACACTGTTCAAGCAGATACCCTGCCCCCCTGCCTCTCCTGCGTTgctgttttcccttctctctggatcattccatgtgtgtgtttgtgtgtattatGCATATAAATATGCGATAATTTCTCCTATCTCAGATCCTACACATCCCTGCAGTTACCATTCCGTTTCTCTGCTCAGCTTTGTGATGAAACTCAGAAGAGTGAATATCCGCTGTCGTTCCTCTCCTCCTATTGTTTCTTCAGTTCCGTTCCAGAACACCCCCTCACACCGCCCCGCCCCCCAACTTGCCTTCTCCACTCCGCTAGCTCCAGTCAATGTTGTGAGCTTCACTTTTGACTGCATGTTGTTGAATGCAGcagtcaggggacttccctggtggtccagtggctaagactccgagctcccaatgctgggggcctaggttccatccctgatcagggaactagatcccacatgccgaaactGAGAGTTCGCAGGTCGCAACTAAAGAACCTgaatgctgcaacaaagatggaagatcctgcagtgctgcaagtaagacctggtgcaaccaaataaataaacattaaagagaaaaaagtacagCTGTCAGCATGAGCCCAGCTTCCCGGACTTGGTGGCAGTTGccatcccctccccctgccccccgtgAAACACCCCTCCTTTGGATTCCAAGACGCCAGGCTTCTGGGTTCTCACCTCGctggcactgtttccattccCCTGTGTTGGTGGCTGTTCCTCTTCACAGCCTGAAGTCTGAGTGCCCCAGGGCTCAGGAGCAGCCCTCGGACCCCGCCCCTATCTGCCTGTACTCACGGCTTAAATGCCCTTTCCACGCTGATGACTCTGACTCTCCTACTGATATCTCCAGACTTGTTTGTATAGCCTCCGGCCTACTTGATACCTCCCTGTGGTTGTCCCATGAACATGTCAAACTTAATGTGTCCAGAAGCGCATTCGTGATTTTCCCGTCCAGCCTGCCCCTCCTGCAGCCCTCCTCACCTAAATAAATGACACTTTGATCTTCTGGCTGTCAGGCCAAATATCTTGGAACCATCCTCAGCCTCTCTCTCTGATAGTGCGTATCTAATTTGTCAGAAACGCCCCTATTGATTTTACCTTCAAAATGTATTCAGGGTCTGACAACGGCTGCCCTGGTTCAAGCCATGATCACTTCTCACCTGGGTAACTGTAGCCACCTCCTAACTGGTTTGTTCTGACTGTGCCCCTCTGTGGTATTTCCTCATCACAGTAGCCAGAGTGATCTCTTTAGAGCCATTCTTCAATTCTTAAAGTCATAAGGTTTATGACATTCTTCCATTAGAAATTTTCCAATAGCTTCCCATCTCACTCAGACTAAAAACCAAACTTCTTGGTTGCTTTACAAGGCGCCATCTAGAATCTGAGCCCTACGATTATTTCTCTCACTTATTTTGCTCCAGCTGCAGGCATTCTTACTGGTCCTCAGACTTGTTAGGTGAACTCTTGCATGAAGGTCTTTATTCTTGGTCCTTCCGTTTATGgctgttttttgggggggggggtttctAAGCTCTGTCAGTCTTTCCTTCCTCATGTGTTTTACCGtcacctctttgctttctgttagTCCCTCATTTGGTATCTTTTAATCTCAGAGACACAGAGTTTGCCCCATCACTTCATACAGGTCATTGCTCAAACATAATCTGCTCCCTAACTACCAGTTTGAAGCTTTCCCTAACACCCAGTTTAAAGTGACATCCCCTGCCCCGTCCCTCAAGCagttcttctcctccttccctgcttCAGCATACATCTGACTTACagtgtgttttatttcattttgttgttgttgttatctcTAGCCACTAGACTGTAAGCCCCCGGAGTGAAGGGATTCTTGTCTGATGGGTTCACTGCTGTATTCTCAGCGCCTGGCATTTAGGCACATAATGACTATTAATGGGAGAATGAATTCTGAATATTTCCTGTTTCTGTAATAATCACCATGATTATGACTAAATCGTTTTGCATTAC
Proteins encoded in this region:
- the METTL1 gene encoding tRNA (guanine-N(7)-)-methyltransferase isoform X1, with amino-acid sequence MAGTEAGDAAGAEAPQPQKRYYRQRAHSNPMADHTLRYPVKPEDMDWSELYPEFFAPPPQNQSHDDPKDEKEKGAQAQVEFADIGCGYGGLLVELSPLFPDTLILGLEIRVKVSDYVQDRIRALRAAPGGGFQNIACLRSNAMKHLPNFFRKGQLAKMFFLFPDPHFKRTKHKWRIISPTLLAEYAYVLRVGGLVYTITDVPELHEWMCTHFEGHPLFQRVPLEELSEDPIVGHLGTSTEEGKKVLRNGGKNFPAIFRRIQDPSLQAVTPTPTPPGH
- the METTL1 gene encoding tRNA (guanine-N(7)-)-methyltransferase isoform X2; translated protein: MAGTEAGDAAGAEAPQPQKRYYRQRAHSNPMADHTLRYPVKPEDMDWSELYPEFFAPPPQNQSHDDPKDEKEKGAQAQVEFADIGCGYGGLLDTLILGLEIRVKVSDYVQDRIRALRAAPGGGFQNIACLRSNAMKHLPNFFRKGQLAKMFFLFPDPHFKRTKHKWRIISPTLLAEYAYVLRVGGLVYTITDVPELHEWMCTHFEGHPLFQRVPLEELSEDPIVGHLGTSTEEGKKVLRNGGKNFPAIFRRIQDPSLQAVTPTPTPPGH
- the EEF1AKMT3 gene encoding EEF1A lysine methyltransferase 3 isoform X1, with protein sequence MADSRPDPESEPDSVFPREVGLFADCYSEKSRFCFCGHVLNITENFGSRLGVAARVWDAALSLCSYFESHNVDFRGKKVIELGAGTGIVGILAALQGSVHEVSLSVYSPSCVCLHCLLSRYDARRAVLLAKVKPPMPHETLNLLICVKTLFKQIPCPPASPALLFSLLSGSFHVCVCVYYAYKYAIISPISDPTHPCSYHSVSLLSFVMKLRRVNIRCRSSPPIVSSVPFQNTPSHRPAPQLAFSTPLAPVNVVSFTFDCMLLNAAVRGLPWWSSG
- the EEF1AKMT3 gene encoding EEF1A lysine methyltransferase 3 isoform X3; amino-acid sequence: MADSRPDPESEPDSVFPREVGLFADCYSEKSRFCFCGHVLNITENFGSRLGVAARVWDAALSLCSYFESHNVDFRGKKVIELGAGTGIVGILAALQGSVHEVSLSVYSPSCVCLHCLLSRSYTSLQLPFRFSAQLCDETQKSEYPLSFLSSYCFFSSVPEHPLTPPRPPTCLLHSASSSQCCELHF